A single Actinomycetes bacterium DNA region contains:
- a CDS encoding RluA family pseudouridine synthase, which produces MSPARTWPVPSGSAGRRLDEVVAELAGVSRAAAARWAADGRVLVDGRPRPKSHRLHGGEVLAWDPPPEPEAGPPAGEAVPLAVRWEDDHLLVVAKPAGLVVHPAPGHPAGTLVNALLGRAAPASGEAAPLASGEVAPPAAGEVASRASGDSASRASGEVAGTGLSAAGGSDRPGIVHRLDKDTSGLLVVAKDDATHLALARELAAHRVERGYLALVQGHLAAGSGTVDAPVGRHPRDRKRMAVVASGRRAVTHWQVEERLRAADLVEARLETGRTHQIRVHLAHLRHPVAGDRTYGADPALAARLGLGRPFLHAWRLAFRHPATGQEVTVTDPLPAELGAVLDRLRQEG; this is translated from the coding sequence GTGAGCCCCGCCCGCACCTGGCCGGTGCCCTCCGGGAGCGCGGGGCGGCGGCTGGACGAGGTGGTGGCCGAGCTCGCGGGTGTGTCGCGCGCTGCCGCCGCCCGCTGGGCGGCCGACGGCCGGGTCCTGGTCGACGGCCGGCCCCGCCCCAAGTCGCACCGGCTCCACGGCGGGGAGGTTCTGGCCTGGGACCCGCCGCCCGAGCCCGAGGCCGGCCCGCCGGCCGGCGAGGCCGTGCCGCTCGCGGTCCGCTGGGAGGACGATCACCTGCTGGTGGTGGCCAAGCCGGCCGGGCTGGTCGTCCACCCCGCCCCCGGGCACCCCGCCGGGACCCTGGTCAACGCCCTGCTCGGCCGGGCCGCACCGGCTTCGGGCGAGGCAGCCCCATTAGCTTCGGGGGAGGTGGCCCCCCCGGCTGCAGGGGAGGTGGCCTCGCGCGCTTCAGGCGATTCGGCCTCGCGCGCTTCGGGCGAGGTGGCCGGCACCGGCCTGTCGGCGGCGGGCGGGAGCGACCGGCCGGGGATCGTCCACCGCCTCGACAAGGACACCTCCGGGCTGCTCGTGGTGGCCAAGGACGACGCGACCCACCTCGCGCTCGCCCGCGAGCTCGCCGCCCACCGGGTCGAGCGGGGCTACCTGGCGCTGGTCCAGGGCCACCTGGCCGCTGGCAGCGGGACCGTGGACGCGCCGGTCGGCCGCCACCCGCGCGACCGCAAGCGCATGGCGGTGGTGGCCTCGGGCCGGCGGGCGGTCACCCACTGGCAGGTCGAGGAGCGGCTGCGGGCCGCCGACCTGGTCGAGGCCCGGCTCGAGACCGGCCGCACCCACCAGATCCGGGTCCACCTGGCCCACCTGCGCCACCCTGTCGCCGGCGACCGCACCTACGGCGCCGACCCGGCGCTGGCGGCCAGGCTCGGCCTCGGCCGCCCGTTCCTGCACGCCTGGCGGCTGGCGTTCCGGCACCCGGCCACCGGCCAGGAGGTGACGGTCACCGACCCCCTCCCCGCCGAGCTCGGGGCCGTCCTCGACCGGCTCCGCCAGGAGGGCTGA
- the lspA gene encoding signal peptidase II, giving the protein MRGTAGRLALVYGTAALIVAVDQLTKLVVVRTLAGRPPLRLVGSFVDLRYTTNSGGAFSLFTGAPYFFAVMAAVVTVAIMWSARRARGRPVLLALGLLLGGAIGNLLDRLFRGDVPLRGEVVDFVKVGPWPVFNVADSCIVIGGLLLAFLLGRAEPAGQEGGDRGPPASDASDVGTGTGPRSTPRA; this is encoded by the coding sequence ATGAGGGGGACCGCCGGGCGGCTCGCCCTCGTCTACGGCACCGCCGCGCTGATCGTGGCGGTCGACCAGCTCACCAAGCTCGTGGTCGTGCGCACCCTGGCCGGCCGGCCGCCGCTCCGGCTGGTCGGCAGCTTCGTCGACCTGCGCTACACCACCAACTCCGGGGGCGCCTTCTCGCTGTTCACCGGCGCCCCGTACTTCTTCGCGGTGATGGCGGCGGTGGTCACGGTCGCGATCATGTGGAGCGCGCGCCGGGCCAGGGGCCGGCCGGTGCTGCTCGCGCTCGGGCTGCTGCTCGGCGGCGCCATCGGCAACTTGCTCGACCGCCTGTTCCGCGGCGACGTCCCCCTGCGGGGTGAGGTGGTCGACTTCGTCAAGGTTGGGCCGTGGCCGGTGTTCAACGTGGCCGACTCCTGCATCGTGATCGGCGGGCTGCTGCTCGCGTTCCTGCTCGGCCGCGCCGAGCCGGCCGGCCAGGAGGGCGGCGACCGGGGCCCCCCCGCCTCCGACGCCAGCGACGTCGGTACCGGCACCGGCCCGCGCTCCACCCCCCGGGCGTGA
- a CDS encoding TraR/DksA family transcriptional regulator produces the protein MARNKQPRAASSPAQGGPEPGTTLAEDALGRYRERLQAELDELTVQAEELEQAANANTPEGSGEVGFDEEFSDAGSYTFERERDLSLSNNARDLIEKIRHALAQIDRGTFGRCETCGDPIEPDRLDALPYATLCLADARRQVRLR, from the coding sequence ATGGCACGCAACAAGCAGCCCAGGGCTGCCTCCAGCCCGGCCCAGGGTGGTCCCGAGCCCGGGACCACCCTGGCCGAGGACGCCTTGGGGCGCTACCGCGAGCGGCTGCAGGCCGAGCTCGACGAGCTGACCGTCCAGGCCGAGGAGCTCGAGCAGGCGGCCAACGCCAACACCCCCGAGGGGTCGGGTGAGGTCGGCTTCGACGAGGAGTTCTCCGACGCCGGCTCCTACACCTTCGAGCGGGAGCGCGACCTGTCGCTGTCCAACAACGCCAGGGACCTGATCGAGAAGATCCGGCACGCCCTCGCCCAGATCGACCGCGGGACCTTCGGCCGCTGCGAGACGTGCGGCGACCCCATCGAGCCCGACCGCCTGGACGCGCTCCCGTACGCCACCCTCTGCCTGGCCGACGCGCGGCGCCAGGTGCGGCTGCGGTGA